A portion of the Cryptomeria japonica chromosome 5, Sugi_1.0, whole genome shotgun sequence genome contains these proteins:
- the LOC131876383 gene encoding uncharacterized protein LOC131876383, whose product MATTTSSTPQRTFKTDPNSPLWKYVKIIDQVKGGGTFLWICNFCSTKKTSSYSRVKAHFCAIPQQGIKPCLGKNGNGMSPQEIAGYIREQEEADARVGRASNHPLLTGRGSKSKRPPTSPSYSDFPDIVVESHPFLDPISEEPVIVKRSKGPLERAFKNDAREIADQSVGRCLYANGLSFNVVRSPYWQDMLKKVNEAPQGYTGPGYEKVRSTLLAKEVKNIDNALAPIRNSWKQTGVSIISDGWKDTKNRPLINVIAVCPKGAMFLKAVDCEGQMKDAQFIANILIQCIQDVGPQNVVQVITDNAKNCRAAGMLIETRFEHIFWTPCAVHSLNLMLQKIGRKIDWIKQIYVEAEEIQMFITNHNMSQAIFRSFSQLELLKVAETRFASNTIVLRRLVKVRQPLASMVISQSWSLWRQSNTERAANVKRMILDDTWWDRVEYLLSFTEPIMSMIRYTDMDHPCLGEVYDGIDSMIEKMKAIINAKEQDPEETFFKEVQSICVERWNKMTTPLHLLAFALTPKFYSDEMLAKPSRVPPYRDSEVSEGCRTALTKLFPDSEMEDLMTSEFADFVASNGQSVSALRDKYKKDSHAWWYLNGHTSPNLQTLAIKVLSQVASSSSSERNWSTYSFIHSVKRNRLAASKAEELVYVHSNLRLLTHKQNEYKDGSTKFWDVDPERTDLDFSAATQSLLSGESDSQCAASASGSEAACGSSTLPTSSNVNADVDLDLPSDPYDAIADY is encoded by the exons atggcaacgactactagctctactcctcaacggactttcaaaactgacccaaattcacctttatggaaatatgtcaaaataatagaccaagtaaaaggtggtggaacatttttatggatatgcaacttctgtagtacgaaaaaaactagctcctacagtcgtgtcaaagcccatttttgtgccattccccaacaaggaatcaaaccatgtctaggaaagaatggaaatgggatgtcacctcaagaaatagcaggatatattagagagcaagaggaagcagatgcaagagttggtcgtgcctcaaaccatcctttgttgacaggaagaggaagtaaatcaaagaggccccctacttctccatcttatagcgattttcctgatatcgtggtagagagccacccattcttggacccaattagtgaagaacctgttattgtgaagagaagcaagggaccattagagagagcatttaagaatgatgctagagagattgcagatcaatccgttggaagatgtctatatgcaaacggtttgtcatttaatgtggtacgatcaccatattggcaggatatgttgaaaaaggtaaatgaggctccacaagggtacacagggccaggttatgagaaggtgcgtagcaccttactagcaaaggaggtaaaaaacatagacaatgcattggctcccattagaaattcatggaaacaaacaggggtgtccatcatttcagatggatggaaggataccaaaaatcggccattaattaatgtaattgcagtgtgccctaaaggggcaatgtttctgaaagctgtggattgtgagggacagatgaaggatgcacaatttattgctaacatccttatacaatgcattcaggatgtgggacctcaaaatgttgtccaagtaataacggacaatgcaaagaattgtagagctgcaggtatgttgattgagacacggtttgaacacatattttggacaccttgtgctgtccactctctcaacctcatgctacaaaagataggcaggaaaatagattggatcaaacaaatttatgttgaggctgaagagatccaaatgttcatcacaaaccataacatgtcacaggccattttcagatcattttcacagttggagttgctaaag gttgccgagacccgatttgcatccaacacaatcgtcttgaggcgacttgtgaaggtgcgacagccacttgctagcatggtaattagtcaaagttggtccctatggaggcaatccaatactgaaagggcagcaaatgtaaagcgcatgatcctagatgacacttggtgggatcgagtggaatatcttttgagtttcactgagcccatcatgagtatgatccgttatactgacatggatcacccatgtttgggagaggtatatgatggcattgactcgatgattgagaaaatgaaagccatcatcaatgcaaaagagcaagatcccgaagaaactttcttcaaagaggttcaatcaatttgtgttgagcggtggaacaaaatgaccaccccactacatcttcttgcatttgcattgactcccaaattttatagtgatgaaatgcttgctaagccatcaagggtaccaccatatagagattcagaagtcagtgaagggtgtaggacagcacttactaaactcttcccagattctgaaatggaggatttaatgacaagtgagtttgctgattttgtagcctccaatggtcaaagtgtttccgctctccgtgacaagtataaaaaggattctcatgcttggtggtacctcaatggccatacatcaccaaaccttcaaactcttgcaatcaaagttttatcgcaa gttgctagttcctcttcatctgagcgaaattggagcacatactcctttatccactcagtgaaacgcaaccgactggcagcaagtaaggcagaagagctcgtttatgtgcattcaaacttgcgccttcttactcataaacaaaatgagtataaggatgggagcacaaagttttgggatgtagatccagagcgaactgatttggatttttcagctgccacacaatctttactttctggggagtctgatagccaatgtgctgctagtgcaagtggcagtgaggctgcatgtggttccagtactctacctacatcatctaatgtcaatgctgatgttgatcttgatcttcctagtgacccatatgatgctattgctgattattag